From the genome of Bacteroides sp. MSB163, one region includes:
- a CDS encoding mannose-1-phosphate guanylyltransferase — MTTNKDNFCVIMGGGIGSRFWPFSRKTLPKQFLDFFGTGRSLLQQTFDRFNKVIPTENILIVTNDLYADLVKEQLSELNPEQILLEPTRRNTAPCIAWAAYHIRALNPNANIVVAPSDHLILKEGEFLDAIEKGLTFVSQSEKLLTLGIKPNRPETGYGYIQIAEQAGDNFYKVKTFTEKPELELAKVFVESGEFYWNSGLFMWNVNSVIKAVEALLPELASKLIPGKDVYGTPAEKAFIDENFPACPNVSVDFGIMEKADNVYVSLGDFGWSDLGTWGSLYDLSPKDKEGNVTLKCESLMYNSKDNIVVLPQNKLAVIDGLEGYLIAESDNVLLICKKDEEHSIRKYVNDAQIKLGEDYI, encoded by the coding sequence ATGACAACAAATAAGGATAATTTCTGTGTTATCATGGGTGGAGGTATCGGCAGTCGCTTCTGGCCGTTTAGTCGAAAAACACTCCCTAAACAGTTTCTGGACTTCTTTGGCACAGGCAGGTCATTACTGCAACAAACCTTCGACCGCTTCAATAAAGTTATTCCCACAGAGAACATACTTATCGTTACAAACGATTTATACGCTGATCTTGTAAAGGAGCAACTGTCTGAATTGAATCCCGAACAAATTTTGCTGGAGCCTACACGCAGAAATACTGCTCCGTGTATCGCATGGGCAGCTTATCACATTCGCGCATTAAACCCGAATGCCAATATCGTGGTAGCTCCATCCGATCATTTGATTCTGAAGGAAGGAGAATTCCTTGATGCCATAGAAAAAGGCTTGACGTTCGTATCTCAATCAGAAAAGTTGCTTACTCTCGGTATCAAACCGAACCGTCCCGAAACAGGTTATGGTTACATTCAGATAGCCGAACAAGCAGGAGACAATTTCTACAAGGTGAAGACCTTTACCGAAAAGCCTGAACTGGAGTTAGCCAAAGTTTTCGTAGAAAGCGGAGAATTTTATTGGAACTCCGGTCTCTTCATGTGGAATGTAAACTCTGTCATCAAAGCCGTGGAAGCACTACTTCCCGAACTGGCAAGCAAATTGATTCCTGGTAAAGATGTATACGGTACTCCTGCCGAAAAAGCATTCATCGACGAAAATTTCCCTGCATGCCCCAATGTATCCGTCGACTTCGGCATCATGGAGAAAGCAGACAATGTATATGTTTCATTAGGAGATTTCGGCTGGTCCGATTTAGGTACATGGGGTTCATTGTATGACTTGTCCCCAAAGGACAAAGAAGGGAATGTAACCTTGAAGTGTGAGTCTCTAATGTACAACAGTAAAGACAACATCGTGGTGCTCCCACAAAACAAACTCGCCGTTATTGATGGCCTGGAAGGTTATCTCATCGCTGAATCGGACAATGTATTGCTGATTTGCAAGAAGGATGAAGAACATTCTATCCGTAAATACGTAAATGACGCACAAATAAAGTTAGGGGAAGATTACATCTAA
- a CDS encoding HIT family protein, producing MATIFSRIIAGEIPSYKVAEDDKFFAFLDINPLVKGHTLVVPKQEVDYIFDLDDEGLAAMHVFAKKVARAIEKAFPCKKVGEAVIGLEVPHAHIHLIPMQKESDMLFSNPKLKLSDEEFKAVAEAIRAAF from the coding sequence ATGGCAACAATATTCAGTAGAATTATCGCAGGTGAAATACCAAGCTATAAGGTGGCGGAGGACGATAAGTTCTTTGCATTTCTGGACATCAATCCGCTGGTGAAAGGGCATACGCTCGTCGTTCCCAAGCAGGAAGTGGATTATATCTTTGATCTGGATGATGAAGGTCTGGCAGCAATGCATGTTTTCGCCAAGAAGGTGGCTCGTGCCATTGAGAAGGCTTTTCCTTGCAAGAAAGTAGGTGAAGCAGTGATTGGTCTGGAAGTACCTCATGCGCACATTCATCTTATTCCTATGCAGAAAGAGTCGGACATGCTGTTCTCCAATCCAAAGCTGAAACTTTCTGATGAAGAATTTAAAGCTGTTGCCGAAGCAATTCGTGCTGCATTCTAA
- a CDS encoding TlpA disulfide reductase family protein, producing MKKICFVALAALALSACNSEPKFKVEGEVSGADGKMLYLEAAALEGIVPLDSVKLKGDGSFSFKQTRPVSPEFYRLRVDDKVINFSVDSTETIGLKAPYADFATAYTVEGSANSTKIKELTLKQVQLQNEVNELVKKMQAHQIGADVFEEKLAALMKDYKDEVKTKYIFAAPNTAAAYFALFQKLNNYLIFDPLNSKDDIKCFAAVATSLNNYYPHADRSKNLYNIVIKGMKNTRTPQQKVLELPEEVISETGIIDISLRDMKGNTHKLSDLKGKVVLLDFTIYQSAASAPHNFLLNDLYTKYKDQGLVIYQVSLDADEHFWKTTADNLPWISVRDANGIYSNVAAMYNVKEVPSLFLINRNSELSARGETIKDLDAAVKALL from the coding sequence ATGAAAAAGATCTGTTTTGTTGCACTTGCCGCTTTGGCTTTAAGTGCATGTAATTCTGAACCGAAATTCAAAGTTGAAGGTGAAGTTTCAGGTGCCGATGGTAAAATGCTGTACCTGGAAGCAGCTGCTTTGGAGGGTATCGTGCCCTTGGATTCTGTAAAGTTGAAGGGTGACGGTTCTTTCAGTTTCAAACAAACACGTCCGGTATCTCCGGAGTTCTACCGCCTTCGTGTGGATGACAAGGTTATCAATTTCTCTGTGGATTCTACGGAAACTATCGGACTGAAAGCGCCGTATGCTGATTTTGCTACGGCTTATACGGTAGAAGGTTCGGCAAACAGCACCAAGATAAAGGAATTGACGTTGAAGCAAGTGCAGTTGCAGAATGAGGTGAATGAGTTGGTGAAGAAGATGCAGGCTCATCAGATAGGTGCCGATGTTTTTGAAGAAAAACTGGCTGCCTTGATGAAAGATTATAAGGATGAGGTGAAAACTAAATATATTTTTGCAGCTCCCAATACGGCTGCCGCTTATTTTGCTCTGTTCCAGAAACTGAATAATTACCTTATCTTCGATCCTTTGAATAGCAAGGATGATATTAAGTGCTTTGCCGCCGTTGCTACCAGTCTGAATAATTATTATCCGCATGCAGATCGCTCCAAGAATCTTTATAATATTGTGATTAAGGGGATGAAGAATACCCGTACACCGCAACAGAAAGTTCTGGAGTTGCCGGAAGAGGTTATTTCCGAAACCGGTATCATCGATATCAGCCTTCGTGATATGAAGGGGAATACCCATAAGTTGAGTGATCTGAAGGGTAAAGTAGTCTTGTTGGACTTTACTATTTACCAAAGTGCAGCTTCTGCTCCCCATAACTTCTTGCTGAATGACCTCTATACTAAATATAAAGATCAGGGACTGGTGATCTATCAGGTTTCACTGGATGCTGACGAGCATTTCTGGAAAACAACGGCTGATAATCTGCCTTGGATTTCTGTAAGAGATGCAAATGGAATTTACTCAAATGTGGCCGCTATGTACAACGTTAAGGAGGTTCCTTCTCTGTTCCTGATTAACCGGAATAGTGAGTTGAGCGCTCGTGGAGAGACTATAAAAGACCTGGACGCTGCGGTGAAAGCACTGTTGTAA
- a CDS encoding helix-turn-helix domain-containing protein, whose amino-acid sequence MNEQQLFIKIGDKIKEIRLEKGISQQDLAAKCNFEKANMSRIEAGRTNLTIKNAYKISLALGVRLKDLLDVE is encoded by the coding sequence ATGAATGAGCAGCAACTTTTTATTAAAATAGGAGACAAAATAAAGGAAATAAGGCTTGAAAAAGGAATAAGTCAACAAGACTTGGCAGCTAAATGCAACTTTGAAAAAGCTAATATGTCGCGAATTGAAGCTGGACGCACCAATCTGACGATAAAAAACGCATATAAAATTAGTCTTGCTTTAGGAGTTAGGCTAAAAGACCTATTAGATGTAGAATAA
- a CDS encoding helix-turn-helix domain-containing protein, producing MERDLELRVSELEKMLFLSKNVLSFDEASKFLNLSKSYLYKLTSGNLIPHYKPQGKMLYFEKAELEAWLRQNPVKTQAQIEQEAQKYILNRPLKK from the coding sequence ATGGAAAGAGATTTAGAGTTAAGAGTTTCCGAACTCGAAAAGATGTTGTTCCTTTCAAAGAATGTGCTTAGCTTCGATGAAGCGAGCAAGTTCTTGAACCTTTCAAAAAGTTACCTGTACAAGCTGACTTCGGGTAACTTGATACCTCATTACAAACCGCAGGGCAAAATGCTTTATTTTGAGAAAGCGGAGTTGGAAGCGTGGTTGCGTCAGAACCCGGTGAAGACGCAGGCGCAGATAGAGCAGGAAGCGCAGAAGTATATCCTTAACCGTCCTCTAAAGAAATAA
- a CDS encoding recombinase family protein: protein MKKVVIFARVSSTNGTQDYERQINDLRTLASANNWVVEAIFAEKVSGAKKNIERIELMNMISYINSHNINKVLITELSRLGRDTLQVLQTIEILNQNRVSVFIQNYNIETLTPEGEINPMSQFLITILAEVARMERKTIRERVASGYQNFLNNGGKVGRKMGYTKSDEAMREEYGEEIRLLKRGYSLRNTSKLTGTSINTLRKLTKLT, encoded by the coding sequence ATGAAAAAAGTAGTAATCTTTGCACGAGTATCAAGTACCAACGGAACACAAGACTATGAACGTCAAATAAATGATTTGAGAACATTAGCCTCAGCAAACAACTGGGTAGTTGAGGCTATATTTGCGGAGAAAGTATCTGGAGCAAAAAAGAACATAGAACGCATAGAACTAATGAATATGATAAGCTATATCAACTCACACAATATAAATAAAGTATTAATAACCGAACTATCCAGACTTGGACGTGATACCCTACAAGTTTTACAAACCATAGAGATACTCAATCAAAACAGAGTATCAGTATTCATTCAAAATTATAATATTGAAACACTTACTCCAGAGGGAGAAATCAATCCAATGAGCCAATTTCTTATCACTATACTTGCCGAAGTAGCACGTATGGAGCGCAAGACCATTCGAGAACGTGTAGCGAGCGGCTATCAGAATTTCCTCAATAATGGTGGTAAGGTAGGGCGAAAAATGGGATATACGAAAAGCGATGAGGCTATGAGGGAAGAGTATGGAGAAGAAATTAGACTCTTGAAAAGAGGGTATTCACTCCGAAATACCTCAAAACTGACGGGAACAAGTATCAACACCTTGCGTAAATTAACCAAATTAACATAA
- the greA gene encoding transcription elongation factor GreA — protein MAYMSEEGYKKLMAELKELETVERPKISAAIAEARDKGDLSENAEYDAAKEAQGMLEMKINKLKTIIADAKIIDESKLKTDSVQILNKVELKNIKNGMKMIYTIVSESEANLKEGKISVNTPIAQGLLGKKVGDVAEIKVPQGMVNLEVVNISF, from the coding sequence ATGGCTTATATGTCAGAAGAAGGCTACAAGAAATTGATGGCCGAACTGAAAGAATTGGAGACGGTAGAACGTCCTAAGATTTCGGCTGCTATTGCCGAAGCACGTGACAAAGGTGACCTGTCGGAGAATGCGGAGTATGATGCCGCCAAAGAGGCGCAGGGCATGCTTGAGATGAAAATCAATAAATTGAAGACGATTATAGCAGATGCCAAGATTATTGATGAGTCTAAGCTGAAAACGGATTCCGTGCAGATTTTGAACAAGGTGGAACTGAAGAACATAAAAAATGGCATGAAGATGATTTATACCATTGTTTCGGAAAGCGAAGCTAATCTGAAAGAAGGAAAGATTTCTGTTAACACTCCCATTGCACAAGGTTTACTTGGTAAGAAAGTGGGTGATGTAGCTGAAATCAAGGTGCCGCAGGGCATGGTTAATCTTGAAGTAGTGAACATATCATTTTAA
- a CDS encoding AAA family ATPase — protein sequence MENKKKEETGQGIAMTKEDFATLWKTIHLKVTDTYEVPPEILWVNGSTIGTLGNFSASTGKAKSKKTFNISAIVAAALKNDEVLKYSACLPPNKRKILYVDTEQSKYHCHKVMERILRLAGLPTDKDREDFVFIVLREQTPDKRKQIIGYMLENMPDVGLLIIDGIRDLMYDINSPSESTDLINLLMRWSSGYNLHIHTVLHLNKGDDNTRGHIGTELNNKAETVLQITKSQQDGNISEVKAMHIRDREFDPFAFRINDNALPEVVDGYVFKQPSQDRGFPLAELTEQQHRTALANGFGKQVIYGYENVLKTLKQGYASIGYERGRNIHVELNKFLVNKRMIVKEGKGYRYNPDFHY from the coding sequence ATGGAAAACAAGAAGAAAGAGGAAACCGGACAAGGTATAGCCATGACGAAAGAGGATTTTGCGACCCTTTGGAAAACCATTCATTTAAAAGTGACGGACACTTATGAAGTACCGCCCGAAATTCTTTGGGTGAACGGTTCTACCATTGGCACGTTGGGTAATTTCAGCGCATCCACAGGCAAAGCCAAGAGCAAAAAGACATTCAACATTTCCGCTATCGTTGCGGCGGCGTTGAAGAATGACGAGGTACTGAAGTATTCTGCATGCCTGCCACCGAACAAGCGGAAAATTCTCTATGTTGATACCGAACAGAGCAAGTACCATTGCCATAAGGTCATGGAGCGTATTTTGCGCCTTGCCGGACTGCCGACAGACAAGGATAGGGAGGATTTTGTTTTCATCGTGCTAAGGGAGCAGACCCCCGACAAACGGAAGCAGATTATCGGCTATATGCTTGAAAATATGCCCGATGTGGGGTTGCTCATCATTGACGGAATCCGTGACTTGATGTATGACATCAACAGTCCGAGCGAATCGACTGACCTAATCAATCTCTTGATGCGCTGGTCAAGCGGCTATAACCTGCATATCCACACCGTATTGCATTTGAACAAGGGGGATGACAACACAAGGGGGCATATCGGCACGGAACTGAACAACAAGGCTGAAACCGTCCTGCAAATCACGAAAAGCCAGCAGGACGGTAACATAAGCGAGGTAAAGGCGATGCACATACGTGACCGGGAGTTTGACCCGTTCGCATTCCGTATCAATGACAACGCATTACCCGAAGTCGTGGACGGTTATGTATTCAAGCAGCCCAGCCAAGACAGGGGCTTTCCACTGGCGGAACTGACGGAGCAACAGCACAGGACGGCTTTGGCAAACGGTTTTGGCAAACAGGTTATATATGGTTACGAGAATGTCCTAAAGACCTTGAAACAAGGCTATGCGAGTATCGGCTACGAGCGTGGGCGCAATATCCATGTGGAACTGAACAAGTTCCTTGTGAACAAGCGCATGATTGTGAAAGAGGGCAAGGGCTACCGCTACAATCCCGATTTCCATTATTAA
- a CDS encoding RNA polymerase sigma-70 factor encodes MPVTGNLYTMDLFSRFFRENQEKFLAFAYSYIRSWVEAEDILMESMISLWECRDRWEEDKGLHALLLTIIKNKALNYLEHEQTRLRIEEDLNSHRQRELDLRIATLKDCEPDKIFSTEIQHIVNKALEKMPSQSREIFILSRYSNLPNKKIAEQLNVSLKTVEFHITKALRILRVELKDYLASILL; translated from the coding sequence ATGCCTGTTACCGGTAACCTATATACTATGGATTTATTTTCTCGTTTCTTTCGGGAGAATCAAGAAAAGTTTCTTGCCTTTGCCTATTCCTACATCAGAAGCTGGGTAGAAGCAGAAGATATTCTTATGGAATCCATGATTTCTCTGTGGGAATGCCGCGACCGTTGGGAAGAAGATAAAGGTCTGCACGCATTGCTCCTTACCATTATCAAGAATAAGGCACTCAATTACCTAGAACACGAACAAACCCGCCTGCGTATTGAGGAAGATTTGAATTCGCACCGTCAGCGCGAGTTAGATCTGCGTATTGCCACGTTGAAAGATTGTGAACCCGACAAAATTTTCAGTACTGAGATACAGCATATCGTGAACAAGGCATTGGAGAAGATGCCGTCACAAAGCCGTGAAATATTCATACTCAGCCGTTACAGCAACCTGCCAAACAAAAAAATAGCCGAACAGCTGAATGTCTCTCTAAAAACAGTAGAATTTCATATCACCAAAGCTCTGCGTATCCTGCGTGTAGAACTGAAAGATTATCTCGCCTCTATCCTACTTTAG
- a CDS encoding recombinase family protein — MNANVIIYCRVSSDEQTLGASLDIQEERLRKYCNQMGYNIIDNIPYREDESAKTFEKRPVIQGIMNYIRKNKGKVNKLLFLRWDRYSRDIISASENLKELIKLGVEPNAIEAPLDFNSDTWPLLLGVHIGSAQCDNIKRSKATMDGIHGTLAKGKCANKAPRGYKNVRISKHETHVEIDTNTAPFIQAIFKEVAKGIETPCYIRRKFARKGYNIPESSFLEMLRNKFYIGKIRVPAYKGEHEYYVNGEHEAIIDEETFYKVQEILDGKRKKTPKLSKAINPDLFLRKFLICPVCGCALTGATSSGNGGKYTYYFCCNNQKHIRMRAENVNEEFARYTAQLKPNKTVLDLYNEILKDLQNERKGESKKEAAALQNELSTVQKRINSIEDKYLDGDLTKEQYNRMLERYTKEASAMQQQIEMRENPNRGNIEPKLNYSINLINNIDSYIRNASVGVKIKLISSMFPEKIEFDGKTYRTNSYNKVLDLIYQQTNELRGVEKKNGESFSTFSASVPRPGVEPGWK; from the coding sequence ATGAATGCAAATGTGATAATATATTGTAGAGTAAGTTCGGATGAACAAACATTAGGAGCCAGCTTAGACATACAAGAAGAACGCTTACGGAAGTATTGTAACCAAATGGGATATAACATCATTGATAATATCCCATACAGAGAGGACGAGAGTGCTAAAACATTTGAGAAACGTCCTGTTATACAAGGAATAATGAACTATATACGTAAGAACAAAGGTAAAGTGAATAAGTTACTATTCTTGCGGTGGGATAGATATTCACGAGATATTATCAGTGCCAGTGAAAACCTAAAAGAATTAATCAAATTGGGAGTTGAACCAAATGCAATCGAAGCACCTTTAGACTTCAATTCTGACACTTGGCCCCTTTTATTGGGAGTACACATAGGCTCGGCACAATGCGACAACATCAAGAGGTCAAAAGCCACAATGGACGGTATTCATGGAACATTGGCAAAAGGGAAATGTGCTAATAAAGCACCAAGAGGATATAAGAATGTACGTATTAGCAAACATGAAACCCATGTAGAAATAGATACCAATACAGCACCATTTATACAAGCCATATTTAAGGAAGTGGCTAAAGGCATTGAAACACCTTGTTATATCCGTAGGAAGTTTGCAAGAAAAGGATATAATATACCCGAAAGTTCATTTCTTGAAATGCTACGTAACAAATTTTATATCGGTAAAATTCGTGTGCCAGCATACAAAGGAGAACACGAATATTATGTAAACGGTGAACACGAAGCAATTATAGATGAAGAAACATTCTACAAAGTTCAAGAAATATTAGACGGCAAAAGAAAGAAAACACCTAAACTATCCAAAGCCATAAATCCTGACTTATTTTTGCGGAAGTTTTTAATCTGCCCCGTATGTGGTTGTGCCTTAACTGGTGCTACAAGTTCGGGCAATGGCGGCAAATACACCTACTACTTTTGTTGTAACAATCAAAAACATATAAGAATGAGAGCAGAGAACGTAAACGAAGAGTTCGCTCGATATACAGCCCAATTAAAGCCCAATAAAACGGTATTGGACTTGTATAACGAAATTCTAAAGGATTTGCAAAACGAACGCAAAGGAGAAAGCAAAAAAGAAGCAGCAGCACTGCAAAATGAACTTTCTACCGTCCAAAAACGTATCAATAGCATTGAGGATAAATATCTGGACGGAGACTTAACCAAAGAACAATATAACAGAATGTTGGAGAGATACACAAAAGAAGCCTCAGCCATGCAACAACAGATTGAAATGCGTGAGAACCCTAACCGTGGTAATATCGAACCAAAACTAAACTACTCTATCAATCTGATAAACAATATAGATAGCTATATAAGAAATGCGTCTGTAGGAGTAAAAATTAAGCTGATAAGTTCGATGTTTCCCGAAAAAATCGAATTTGACGGAAAAACATATCGAACCAATTCTTATAACAAAGTTCTTGATTTAATCTATCAGCAAACCAACGAGTTACGAGGGGTAGAAAAGAAAAACGGAGAGAGTTTTTCAACTTTCTCCGCTTCAGTACCCAGACCCGGGGTCGAACCGGGATGGAAGTGA
- the pnp gene encoding polyribonucleotide nucleotidyltransferase, which produces MINPIVKTIELPDGRTITLETGKLAKQADGSVMLRMGNTMLLATVCAAKDAVPGTDFMPLQVEYKEKFSASGRFPGGFTKREGRASDYEILTCRLVDRALRPLFPDNYHAEVYVNIILYSADGVDMPDALAGLAASAALAVSDIPFNGPISEVRVARIDGQFVINPTFDQLEKADMDLMVGATYENIMMVEGEMSEVSELDLLNAMKAAHEAIKVQCQAQKELAEAVGSTVKREYCHEVNDEELRKAVHEACYAKAYAIAASGNKNKHERMDAFDAIREEFKAQFSEEELAEKAALIDRYYHDVEKEAMRRSILDEGKRLDGRKTDEIRPIWSEISYLPGPHGSAIFTRGETQSLSTVTLGTKLDEKIIDNVLEHGKERFLLHYNFPPFSTGEAKAQRGVGRREVGHGHLAWRALKGQIPADYPYVVRVVSDILESNGSSSMATVCAGTLALMDAGVKIKQPVSGIAMGLIKNPGEDKYAVLSDILGDEDHLGDMDFKVTGTKNGITATQMDIKVDGLSFDILERALNQAKEGRMHILGKILETIQEPRAELKPHAPRIETMTIPKEFIGAVIGPGGKIIQGMQEETGATITIEEVDNIGRIEISGTNKKSIDDAMRLIKGIVAVPEVGEVYKGKVRSVMPYGAFVEFLPGKDGLLHISEIDWKRLETVEEAGIKEGDEIEVKLLDIDPKTGKFKLSRKVLLPRPERQERPEKK; this is translated from the coding sequence ATGATTAACCCAATTGTTAAGACGATCGAGCTCCCTGATGGCAGAACCATCACACTCGAAACGGGAAAGCTGGCAAAACAGGCAGACGGTTCTGTAATGCTTCGTATGGGTAACACCATGCTTCTTGCTACTGTTTGTGCCGCTAAGGACGCAGTTCCCGGAACAGATTTCATGCCGTTACAGGTAGAGTACAAAGAAAAATTCTCCGCATCCGGACGTTTTCCCGGAGGTTTCACCAAGCGTGAAGGACGCGCTTCGGATTATGAAATCCTGACCTGCCGCCTTGTTGACCGTGCTCTCCGCCCCTTATTCCCCGATAATTATCACGCAGAGGTATATGTAAACATCATCCTCTATTCCGCTGACGGTGTTGATATGCCGGACGCATTGGCAGGGCTTGCCGCTTCTGCCGCCCTCGCTGTTTCAGATATTCCTTTCAACGGACCTATTTCCGAAGTACGCGTAGCACGCATCGACGGACAGTTCGTTATCAACCCTACTTTTGATCAACTGGAAAAAGCTGACATGGACCTCATGGTGGGTGCTACTTACGAAAACATCATGATGGTAGAAGGTGAAATGAGTGAAGTTTCCGAACTTGACTTGCTGAACGCCATGAAAGCAGCCCACGAAGCAATCAAAGTGCAATGCCAGGCTCAGAAAGAGCTGGCAGAGGCTGTTGGTTCTACCGTAAAACGCGAATATTGCCACGAAGTAAACGACGAAGAACTGCGTAAAGCCGTTCACGAAGCTTGCTATGCAAAGGCTTATGCCATCGCCGCTTCCGGCAACAAAAATAAACATGAACGCATGGACGCTTTCGATGCTATCCGCGAAGAGTTCAAAGCGCAGTTCAGCGAAGAAGAGCTGGCAGAAAAAGCAGCACTGATCGACCGCTACTACCACGATGTAGAAAAAGAGGCTATGCGCCGCAGCATCCTGGACGAAGGTAAACGCCTTGACGGACGTAAGACTGACGAGATTCGTCCTATCTGGAGTGAAATCAGCTACCTGCCCGGACCTCACGGTTCTGCTATCTTCACTCGCGGTGAAACTCAATCCTTGTCTACCGTTACCCTCGGTACAAAACTGGATGAGAAGATTATTGACAACGTACTGGAACATGGCAAAGAACGTTTCCTGTTGCATTATAACTTCCCTCCGTTCTCTACCGGAGAAGCCAAAGCACAGCGTGGCGTAGGCCGTCGTGAAGTTGGTCACGGACACTTAGCTTGGCGTGCACTGAAAGGACAAATTCCTGCTGACTACCCGTATGTAGTGCGCGTAGTATCCGATATTCTTGAATCTAACGGTTCTTCTTCTATGGCTACCGTATGTGCTGGAACACTGGCATTGATGGATGCAGGTGTGAAGATCAAACAACCGGTATCAGGTATCGCTATGGGATTGATCAAGAATCCGGGCGAAGACAAATATGCTGTATTGTCCGACATCCTTGGTGATGAAGACCACTTGGGCGACATGGACTTCAAAGTAACAGGAACCAAGAACGGTATCACCGCTACTCAGATGGATATCAAGGTAGACGGTCTGTCATTCGACATTCTGGAACGCGCTTTGAACCAAGCTAAAGAAGGGCGCATGCACATCCTCGGCAAGATCTTGGAAACTATCCAGGAGCCACGTGCAGAATTGAAACCACATGCTCCGCGCATCGAAACGATGACTATTCCTAAAGAATTCATCGGTGCAGTAATCGGCCCTGGTGGTAAGATTATTCAAGGCATGCAGGAAGAAACCGGTGCTACAATCACTATCGAAGAAGTAGACAACATCGGAAGAATAGAAATCTCCGGAACTAACAAGAAGAGCATTGATGACGCTATGCGTCTTATCAAGGGCATCGTTGCCGTACCAGAAGTTGGCGAAGTATACAAAGGTAAAGTACGTTCTGTAATGCCTTATGGCGCTTTTGTTGAGTTCCTGCCGGGTAAAGACGGTTTGTTGCACATCTCTGAAATCGACTGGAAACGTCTGGAAACAGTAGAAGAAGCCGGTATCAAGGAAGGTGATGAAATCGAAGTGAAACTGCTTGATATTGATCCGAAGACCGGTAAGTTTAAACTTTCCCGCAAAGTATTACTTCCAAGACCGGAAAGACAAGAAAGACCTGAAAAGAAATAA